From Streptomonospora salina, the proteins below share one genomic window:
- a CDS encoding alanine racemase produces MASVREYYEKATRDLAAPFAIVDMAAFRDNAADIGRRAAGTPVRVVSKSIRCRHLLREALAMPGFTGIMAFTLPEALWLAGGDGGALSDDILVAYPTADSRALAELAADAQASERITVMVDGTAHLDMIAAAAPDPRRPVKVCIDVDTSWQPLGPRTRIGAHRSPVRTPEQAAALARSIAARPGLRLDGVMAYEAQIAGVGDAPPGRPLYGRALRWVQHRSRMELARRRAAIVRAVRDVADLRFVNGGGTGSVHTTRRERAVTEVAAGSGFYHPRLFDHYTGFSGRPAALFALPVVRRPGRGTATVLGGGYVASGAPDTARLPQPYLPSGLSFSAAEGAGEVQTPLLGAAADSLAVGDLVWMRHAKAGELCERFSHLHLVDGPDPGDVTAAETYRARGRAFL; encoded by the coding sequence ATGGCGAGCGTCCGGGAGTACTACGAGAAGGCGACGCGCGACCTGGCGGCCCCCTTCGCGATCGTCGACATGGCCGCGTTCCGCGACAACGCCGCCGACATCGGGCGCCGGGCCGCGGGTACGCCCGTCCGGGTCGTCAGCAAATCGATCCGCTGCCGGCACCTGCTGCGCGAAGCACTGGCCATGCCCGGCTTCACCGGGATCATGGCCTTCACCCTGCCCGAGGCGCTGTGGCTGGCCGGTGGCGACGGAGGCGCTCTCAGCGACGACATCCTGGTCGCCTACCCCACCGCCGACAGCCGCGCCCTCGCCGAGCTGGCGGCCGATGCGCAGGCGTCCGAGCGCATCACCGTGATGGTGGACGGCACCGCGCACCTGGACATGATCGCCGCCGCCGCACCCGACCCGCGCCGCCCCGTCAAGGTCTGCATCGACGTCGACACCAGCTGGCAGCCGCTCGGCCCCCGGACACGGATCGGCGCCCACCGCTCCCCCGTCCGCACCCCGGAACAGGCCGCGGCGCTCGCCCGCTCGATCGCGGCGCGGCCGGGACTGCGGCTCGACGGCGTCATGGCCTACGAGGCCCAGATCGCCGGTGTCGGCGACGCGCCGCCCGGACGCCCCCTCTACGGGCGCGCACTGCGCTGGGTGCAGCACCGCTCCCGCATGGAGCTGGCGCGGCGCCGCGCGGCGATCGTGCGGGCCGTGCGCGACGTCGCCGACCTTCGCTTCGTCAACGGCGGCGGCACCGGCAGTGTGCACACCACCCGCCGCGAGCGCGCCGTCACCGAGGTCGCCGCAGGGTCGGGCTTCTACCACCCGCGACTGTTCGACCACTACACCGGATTCTCCGGACGGCCTGCGGCACTGTTCGCGCTGCCCGTGGTGCGCCGCCCCGGCCGCGGAACAGCCACGGTGCTGGGCGGCGGCTACGTCGCCTCGGGCGCCCCCGACACCGCGCGGTTGCCCCAGCCCTATCTGCCGTCGGGCCTGTCCTTCAGCGCAGCGGAGGGCGCGGGCGAGGTGCAGACCCCGCTGCTGGGCGCGGCGGCCGATTCCCTGGCCGTGGGGGATCTGGTCTGGATGCGCCACGCCAAAGCCGGGGAACTGTGCGAGCGCTTCTCCCACCTGCACCTGGTCGATGGCCCGGATCCGGGCGACGTCACCGCTGCGGAGACCTACCGGGCCCGGGGCCGGGCGTTCCTTTAG
- a CDS encoding DUF3618 domain-containing protein — protein MEERDPSAAPRDPAGVQAEIERTQRRLATAVDGISDRTKPGNVARRGWGRVRGTGARLAGGARSLVTGGSAVRVDSHVVDPPEGSVRLGGDEEVVSTYTSRSRPSPEVLILGAGLGVAVAVGVVAMAARRKRG, from the coding sequence ATGGAGGAACGCGACCCCTCGGCCGCGCCGCGGGACCCCGCGGGCGTGCAGGCCGAGATCGAGCGGACGCAGCGGCGTCTGGCGACGGCCGTCGACGGGATTTCCGATCGCACCAAGCCCGGCAACGTGGCCCGGCGCGGCTGGGGCCGCGTCCGCGGCACCGGCGCGCGCCTGGCGGGCGGCGCCCGCTCGCTGGTGACCGGCGGCAGCGCCGTCCGCGTGGACAGCCACGTCGTGGATCCCCCGGAAGGCAGCGTCCGGCTGGGCGGCGACGAGGAGGTCGTCTCGACCTACACCTCCCGCAGCCGTCCGTCCCCGGAGGTGCTGATTCTGGGCGCCGGGCTGGGCGTGGCGGTCGCGGTCGGCGTCGTGGCGATGGCCGCCCGCCGCAAGCGCGGCTGA
- a CDS encoding CDP-alcohol phosphatidyltransferase family protein: MTGFTLDEVKERTQRTRDSWWTVWLVDPIAVRAVRTAAARTSITPNQLTVAALFLGLGAAAAFSVGQWPFLILGAVLYYLCFLVDCMDGKLARLTDGESLIGSWMDYMFDRFRVLVCAIALMGGQYVQTGQVGFVWLALAVVFADMLRYLNALQVYKVRREMRSRLAAALERARATLSMLEPDESSGPDGAEPGTAAGAAQDDRPMSDQGEQAVLRHGISVLEHILQTQTERESRDDRDAGKHPDMRLPRVDLHQEFRSRFPWYQRYWDFLRERRIRTHLVSGIEFQVAVFVAAPVIAVFSTGIMSGFVVAGGVLLLAFEAALVYKLWLSTRDFFRVVEGIEGALGFSPSQGDSAAGTPPEPASGPSQATLR, encoded by the coding sequence ATGACTGGTTTCACTCTGGACGAGGTCAAGGAGCGCACGCAGCGCACGCGTGACTCCTGGTGGACGGTGTGGCTGGTGGACCCCATCGCGGTCCGGGCTGTGCGCACCGCGGCCGCACGCACGTCGATCACGCCCAACCAGCTGACCGTCGCCGCACTGTTCCTCGGCTTGGGCGCGGCTGCCGCGTTCTCGGTCGGCCAGTGGCCGTTTCTGATCCTGGGCGCGGTGCTGTACTACCTGTGCTTCCTGGTCGACTGCATGGACGGGAAGCTGGCCCGGCTGACCGACGGCGAAAGCCTGATCGGTTCGTGGATGGACTACATGTTCGACCGGTTCCGGGTACTGGTCTGCGCCATCGCGCTGATGGGCGGCCAATACGTGCAGACCGGCCAGGTCGGCTTCGTCTGGCTCGCGTTGGCCGTGGTCTTCGCCGACATGCTGCGCTACCTGAACGCGCTGCAGGTCTACAAGGTCCGCCGGGAGATGCGCTCCCGACTGGCTGCGGCGTTGGAACGGGCCCGGGCGACGCTGTCGATGCTGGAGCCCGACGAGTCCTCCGGCCCCGACGGGGCCGAACCGGGGACGGCCGCCGGGGCGGCCCAGGACGACCGCCCGATGAGCGACCAGGGCGAGCAGGCGGTGCTGCGGCACGGGATCTCGGTTCTGGAGCACATACTGCAGACGCAGACCGAACGGGAGAGCCGCGACGACCGCGACGCGGGCAAGCACCCCGACATGCGCCTGCCGCGGGTCGACCTGCACCAGGAGTTCCGCTCCCGATTCCCCTGGTACCAGAGGTACTGGGACTTCCTGCGGGAGCGCCGCATCCGCACCCACCTGGTCAGCGGCATCGAGTTCCAGGTCGCCGTCTTCGTGGCGGCGCCCGTGATCGCCGTGTTCTCCACGGGCATCATGTCCGGATTCGTTGTGGCCGGAGGCGTTTTGCTCCTCGCTTTCGAAGCGGCCCTCGTCTATAAACTGTGGTTGTCCACGCGGGACTTCTTCCGCGTAGTGGAGGGAATCGAAGGCGCCTTGGGCTTCTCGCCCTCCCAAGGCGACTCGGCGGCGGGCACGCCGCCGGAACCGGCCTCCGGCCCGTCCCAGGCGACGCTGCGATAG
- the bcp gene encoding thioredoxin-dependent thiol peroxidase: protein MSESSESTVRLRAGDPAPEFTLTAADGSDVSLSEVLASGGERVVLYFYPAAMTPGCTTEACDFRDNLGELEEAGVTVLGVSPDTPDKLAEFRDQEGLTFPLLSDPEKEVLRAYGAFGEKNNYGRVVQGVIRSTFVIGPDGTVAKAFYNVKATGHVDRVKRELNLA, encoded by the coding sequence GTGAGCGAGTCCAGCGAGTCGACAGTCCGGCTGCGCGCGGGAGACCCCGCGCCGGAGTTCACCCTCACCGCGGCCGACGGCTCCGACGTCAGTCTCAGCGAGGTGCTCGCCTCCGGCGGCGAACGCGTGGTGCTGTACTTCTACCCGGCCGCCATGACACCCGGCTGCACCACCGAAGCCTGCGACTTCCGCGACAACCTCGGCGAGCTTGAGGAGGCGGGGGTCACCGTCCTGGGCGTCTCGCCCGACACCCCCGACAAGCTCGCCGAGTTCCGCGACCAGGAAGGCTTGACCTTCCCCCTGCTCAGCGACCCCGAAAAAGAGGTCCTGCGGGCTTACGGCGCCTTCGGTGAGAAGAACAACTACGGCAGGGTCGTGCAGGGCGTGATCCGCTCGACGTTCGTCATCGGCCCGGACGGGACCGTGGCCAAGGCCTTCTACAACGTGAAGGCCACCGGTCACGTCGACCGCGTGAAGCGCGAGCTGAACCTGGCGTGA
- a CDS encoding DUF5615 family PIN-like protein — protein sequence MSSFLIDEMFPPSAARLLRETYDRDALHVSEIGLQAVEDSLVAATARAEGRAVVTENVVDFAVERDVVLVFVLKRHLPPGGAQAAALAKILADWARAAPDPYLGPHWPDAG from the coding sequence ATGAGCTCGTTCCTGATCGACGAGATGTTCCCGCCGTCCGCGGCGCGGCTGCTCCGCGAGACCTACGACCGTGACGCTCTGCACGTGTCGGAGATCGGACTCCAGGCCGTCGAGGACTCGCTCGTCGCGGCGACCGCTCGTGCGGAAGGCAGGGCTGTCGTCACCGAGAACGTCGTGGATTTCGCCGTCGAACGCGACGTGGTACTGGTCTTCGTGCTGAAGCGGCACCTGCCCCCCGGCGGAGCACAGGCCGCAGCCCTGGCGAAGATCCTCGCGGACTGGGCCCGGGCCGCCCCCGATCCCTACCTCGGCCCGCACTGGCCGGACGCGGGATAG
- a CDS encoding GDSL-type esterase/lipase family protein, with protein sequence MGHRLGRASPVEGGDIPWSGCPAGDGLKHRTVRNAVFLSAGGDEVRVRLTNAFGERPIRVGRASVAIQDEGAAAVPGTLRSLTFDGRRGATIPAGAELFSDPVALDVEALSKLLVSVYTPQATGPVTNHPFTAQGNFLVRGDATRDVAGGGFASTPCWMLTSGVDVERGRKVTGTVVALGDSITDTAATTGNADQRWPDHLARRLDAVEGPTLSVANAGLGGNLLLGERDGQPFYGVGAVDRLDRDVLDQSGARTVILLEGINDIGYGSSAPEIIDGYRQIIDRAHARGLRIVGGTLLPFKGSSIWTPERQETWSAVNEWIRTGGEFDGVADFAAATASAGDPLRLAPAYDSGDALHPGDAGTEATAAAVDLDQLMPRHPRDPGHDWDGDHRRRD encoded by the coding sequence GTGGGTCACCGGCTGGGCCGCGCGAGCCCGGTCGAGGGCGGCGACATCCCGTGGAGCGGCTGTCCCGCCGGAGACGGACTGAAGCACCGGACGGTACGCAACGCCGTCTTCCTCAGCGCCGGCGGCGACGAGGTGCGCGTGCGCCTGACCAACGCCTTCGGCGAGCGGCCGATCCGCGTGGGCCGCGCCTCGGTGGCGATCCAGGACGAGGGCGCGGCGGCCGTGCCCGGCACCCTGCGCTCGCTGACCTTCGACGGCCGGCGCGGCGCGACGATCCCGGCCGGCGCCGAACTGTTCAGCGACCCGGTCGCGTTGGACGTCGAGGCGCTGTCCAAGCTGCTCGTCAGCGTTTACACGCCCCAGGCCACAGGGCCGGTCACCAATCACCCCTTCACCGCGCAGGGCAATTTCCTCGTCCGGGGAGACGCCACCCGCGACGTCGCCGGCGGCGGCTTCGCCTCGACGCCGTGCTGGATGCTCACCAGCGGTGTCGACGTCGAGCGCGGCCGGAAGGTCACCGGCACCGTGGTCGCGCTCGGCGACTCCATCACCGACACGGCAGCCACCACCGGCAACGCCGACCAGCGCTGGCCCGACCACCTGGCCCGCCGGCTGGACGCGGTCGAGGGCCCGACCCTGTCCGTGGCCAACGCCGGCCTGGGCGGCAACCTGCTGCTGGGCGAGCGCGACGGACAGCCCTTCTACGGCGTCGGCGCCGTCGACCGGCTGGACCGCGACGTCCTCGACCAGTCGGGCGCGCGCACCGTCATCCTGCTCGAAGGCATCAACGACATCGGCTACGGCAGCAGCGCGCCGGAGATCATCGACGGCTACCGGCAGATCATCGACCGCGCCCACGCCCGCGGCCTGCGCATCGTCGGCGGCACCCTGCTGCCGTTCAAGGGCTCGTCGATCTGGACTCCCGAGCGCCAGGAGACCTGGAGCGCGGTCAACGAGTGGATCCGCACCGGCGGCGAGTTCGACGGTGTCGCGGACTTCGCCGCGGCCACCGCCTCCGCCGGCGATCCGCTGCGCCTGGCACCGGCCTACGACAGCGGCGACGCCCTGCACCCCGGCGACGCCGGCACCGAAGCCACGGCCGCGGCCGTGGACCTCGATCAGCTGATGCCGCGCCACCCGCGGGACCCCGGCCACGACTGGGACGGCGATCACCGCCGCCGGGACTGA
- a CDS encoding serine/threonine-protein kinase, producing the protein MSSIEKPEAERPGAGRHEPAGDPAAPAAVQSGAPDRVLKGRYELVDEVARGGVGTVWRATDLVLDRRVAVKELRLPDDVSSAERESLLQRTTREARVAARLAHPGVVTVLDVVDEDDRPWIVMEYIDARTLAGIVDVAGPLPYQRVAEIGLQLIDALKAAHEDGIVHRDVKPENVMISEDGRVVLTDFGLAAWTGESALTSSGRIIGSPSYIPPERAKAGPVGPESDLWSLGATLYAAVEGHPPYDRKGYIRILKGADLEDPPAAQNAGPLAPVLAGLLHVQPGDRLTAENATKMLRIAALAPWAPETSPDTAAKTATTGTQPVVPAPSREGGYSADDDPGDAGDPGAASAEPDGRAEESGAESGGEAAGDGGSESARDQFLQGAHLLRSSVQGSVSDLQDHFSDSVSIWHDRIQRHRPESVGDLLTSIRDSTDTLGLTSSGKHGEGSPLLVVLGVVAGVLVLLGVVLWALLFRT; encoded by the coding sequence GTGTCCTCCATCGAGAAGCCCGAAGCGGAGCGGCCCGGCGCCGGACGGCATGAGCCGGCCGGCGATCCCGCGGCTCCTGCGGCCGTGCAGTCCGGAGCCCCGGACCGTGTACTCAAGGGCCGCTACGAACTCGTCGACGAGGTCGCCCGCGGCGGTGTGGGTACCGTCTGGCGCGCGACCGACCTGGTTCTGGACCGCCGGGTCGCGGTCAAGGAGCTGCGCCTGCCCGACGACGTGAGCTCCGCCGAGCGCGAGAGCCTGCTGCAGCGCACCACCCGCGAGGCGCGCGTGGCCGCGCGCCTGGCCCACCCGGGTGTGGTGACCGTGCTCGACGTCGTCGACGAAGACGACCGCCCGTGGATCGTCATGGAGTACATCGACGCGCGCACGCTCGCGGGGATCGTCGATGTGGCCGGGCCGCTGCCCTACCAGCGCGTCGCCGAGATCGGCCTGCAGCTGATCGACGCGCTCAAGGCCGCCCACGAAGACGGGATCGTGCACCGCGACGTCAAGCCCGAGAACGTCATGATCAGCGAGGACGGCCGGGTCGTGCTGACCGACTTCGGCCTCGCCGCCTGGACCGGGGAATCCGCCCTGACCAGTTCGGGCCGCATCATCGGCTCGCCTTCCTATATTCCGCCCGAGCGCGCCAAGGCCGGGCCCGTGGGCCCGGAGTCCGACCTGTGGTCGCTGGGGGCCACCCTCTACGCCGCCGTCGAAGGGCACCCGCCCTACGACCGCAAAGGCTACATCCGCATCCTCAAGGGCGCCGACCTGGAGGACCCGCCGGCCGCGCAGAACGCCGGGCCGCTCGCGCCGGTGCTGGCCGGGTTGCTGCACGTCCAGCCGGGCGACCGGCTCACGGCCGAGAACGCCACCAAGATGCTGCGCATCGCCGCGCTCGCCCCGTGGGCGCCCGAGACCAGCCCCGATACCGCGGCCAAGACCGCGACGACCGGTACCCAGCCGGTCGTTCCCGCGCCGTCCCGCGAGGGCGGCTACAGCGCCGACGACGACCCCGGCGACGCCGGCGACCCCGGCGCCGCGTCCGCGGAGCCGGACGGGCGCGCCGAAGAGTCCGGCGCGGAGAGCGGCGGGGAAGCGGCCGGGGACGGCGGGTCCGAGTCGGCGCGCGACCAGTTCCTCCAGGGCGCCCATCTGCTGCGCAGCTCAGTCCAGGGTTCGGTTTCGGACTTGCAGGACCACTTCTCCGACTCGGTGTCCATCTGGCACGACCGGATCCAGCGCCACCGCCCCGAGTCGGTGGGCGACCTGCTGACGTCGATCCGCGACTCCACCGACACCCTCGGCTTGACCAGCTCCGGCAAGCACGGCGAGGGCAGCCCGCTGCTGGTGGTCCTGGGCGTGGTCGCCGGCGTCCTGGTCCTGCTCGGCGTCGTGCTCTGGGCGCTGCTCTTCCGCACCTAG
- a CDS encoding M16 family metallopeptidase yields the protein MLQTRPDLGAPTPYTFPKPRRLTVGGGTVVAIDVPGQAFASVRLVHHAGGATEPQESMGVAALTNEALEDGFHGNSSLAPALERHGAEWVSRVTWDSFVTGVDAPVNRLQDATALLAEAVRNPALRDEDVLRRRDQILERFWLDASVPSTLATRAVGGQLFTGRYATPLSGAPVALKQVTPQAVRDFHASSIAAVAGTLVVVGDLTGVDLEALGSAVFGDAAAADAPDRTPPEPAGGELPRVVVLDRPGSVQSALLMAHRAPARRDVDLPRADGISDVLGGMFTSRLNLELRERLGYTYGAGCRFDLRRDSGVFLISTQVDTQTTAHSLTASLAETERLRREGVSETELSAVRESNTVGLPVSYSTARSLAGALVETVVHDLPEDHIDRLRAGFEALTADDLAGAAREYLHPSEMVTVIAGDAASLEGPLSEAGAGPVTVRDPETLWS from the coding sequence ATGCTGCAGACCCGACCCGACCTCGGTGCCCCGACGCCCTACACCTTCCCCAAGCCCCGGCGCCTGACCGTGGGCGGCGGCACGGTCGTCGCAATCGACGTGCCCGGCCAGGCTTTCGCCTCGGTGCGCCTGGTCCACCACGCCGGAGGCGCCACCGAACCGCAGGAGAGCATGGGCGTCGCGGCGCTCACCAACGAAGCGCTCGAGGACGGTTTCCACGGCAACAGCTCGCTGGCTCCCGCTCTGGAGCGCCACGGCGCCGAGTGGGTCTCGCGTGTCACCTGGGACAGCTTCGTCACCGGTGTCGACGCGCCCGTCAACCGCCTGCAGGACGCCACCGCGCTGCTGGCCGAAGCGGTGCGCAATCCGGCGCTGCGCGACGAGGACGTGCTGCGCCGCCGCGACCAGATCCTGGAGCGGTTCTGGCTGGACGCGTCGGTGCCCTCGACGCTGGCCACCCGCGCGGTAGGCGGGCAGCTGTTCACCGGGCGCTACGCCACCCCGCTCAGCGGCGCCCCCGTGGCGCTCAAACAGGTCACCCCGCAGGCGGTTCGGGACTTCCACGCTTCGTCCATCGCAGCGGTCGCGGGCACCCTGGTGGTCGTCGGCGACCTGACGGGGGTGGACCTGGAGGCTCTGGGGTCGGCCGTCTTCGGCGATGCGGCCGCCGCCGACGCCCCGGACCGGACCCCGCCCGAGCCGGCCGGCGGCGAGCTGCCGCGGGTCGTCGTCCTGGACCGCCCGGGCTCGGTGCAGTCGGCGCTGCTGATGGCCCACCGCGCTCCGGCCCGCCGGGACGTGGACCTGCCCCGCGCCGACGGCATCAGCGACGTCCTGGGCGGCATGTTCACGTCGCGGCTCAATCTGGAGCTGCGTGAGCGCCTGGGCTACACCTACGGTGCCGGCTGCCGGTTCGACCTGCGCCGCGACAGCGGAGTGTTCTTGATCAGCACGCAGGTCGACACCCAGACGACGGCGCATTCGCTGACCGCGTCGCTGGCCGAGACGGAGCGGCTGCGGCGCGAGGGGGTCAGCGAGACCGAGTTGTCGGCGGTGCGCGAGTCCAACACGGTGGGGCTTCCGGTCAGCTACTCCACGGCGCGCAGCCTGGCCGGCGCGCTGGTCGAGACGGTCGTGCACGACCTGCCCGAGGACCACATCGACCGGCTTCGGGCCGGTTTCGAGGCGCTCACCGCCGACGACCTCGCCGGGGCCGCCCGGGAGTATCTACACCCGAGCGAGATGGTCACGGTCATCGCCGGCGACGCCGCGAGCCTGGAGGGCCCGCTGAGCGAAGCGGGCGCGGGTCCGGTCACGGTGCGCGACCCCGAGACGCTGTGGAGCTGA
- a CDS encoding M16 family metallopeptidase, with the protein MTTNGAARRVDQFTLDNGLRLVTAPASTPQVAAVNLWYGIGSRFEVPGRTGFAHLFEHLMFQGSGNVAKGEHFDAVERLGGDINASTSTDRTNYFETVPEHALDLVLWLEADRLATLRDGMTQEVLDNQRDVVKNERRQRYDNQPYGTALERILRLAYPEGHPYHHSTIGSMADLDDADLDYVLDFHKRHYGPDNAVLTVVSNLDPEDVRERVERSFGAIPARPEAAEAPDAALTGLIGGPVAERAVETVPAPGVFLGYRVAPYGERDFDVMHLASAVLGQGQGSRLYRRLVLERGLAVDDGGAAADLLPFRYTPSLMLVNMIAREGVSGDELEGAMLQEIAALAEGVSDEELERARAVLERDHMQSLSHPSGLADAIGSSTQLFGDPELAYTWPQRWNSVTAEDVVDLAKRLLVPENRLSVRFDPEPAGEPAA; encoded by the coding sequence GTGACCACCAACGGCGCGGCGCGACGGGTCGACCAATTCACGCTGGACAACGGACTACGCTTGGTGACCGCTCCGGCGTCGACACCCCAGGTCGCCGCCGTCAACCTGTGGTACGGGATCGGATCCCGCTTCGAGGTTCCCGGGCGCACCGGGTTCGCCCACCTCTTCGAGCACCTGATGTTCCAGGGAAGCGGCAACGTCGCCAAGGGCGAGCACTTCGACGCCGTCGAGCGCCTCGGCGGCGACATCAACGCATCGACCTCCACCGACCGCACCAACTACTTCGAGACCGTGCCCGAGCACGCGCTGGACCTCGTGCTGTGGCTGGAGGCCGACCGGCTGGCCACCCTGCGCGACGGGATGACCCAGGAGGTCCTGGACAACCAGCGCGACGTCGTCAAGAACGAGCGCCGCCAGCGCTACGACAACCAGCCCTACGGCACCGCCCTGGAGCGCATCCTGCGGCTGGCCTACCCGGAGGGCCACCCCTACCACCACTCCACCATCGGCTCCATGGCCGACCTGGACGACGCCGACCTCGACTACGTCCTCGATTTCCACAAGCGCCACTACGGCCCCGACAACGCCGTGCTGACGGTCGTGAGCAACCTCGACCCTGAGGACGTGCGCGAACGGGTCGAGCGCAGCTTCGGTGCGATCCCGGCGCGGCCCGAGGCCGCCGAGGCCCCCGACGCCGCGCTCACCGGCCTGATCGGCGGGCCCGTGGCCGAGCGCGCGGTCGAGACCGTTCCCGCGCCGGGCGTCTTCCTCGGCTACCGCGTCGCACCCTACGGCGAGCGCGACTTCGACGTGATGCACCTCGCCTCGGCCGTCCTCGGCCAGGGCCAGGGCAGCCGGCTCTACCGCCGGCTGGTGCTGGAACGCGGCCTGGCCGTCGACGACGGCGGGGCGGCCGCAGACCTGCTCCCCTTCCGCTACACGCCCAGCCTGATGCTGGTCAACATGATCGCCCGCGAAGGCGTGAGCGGCGACGAGCTCGAAGGCGCGATGCTCCAGGAGATCGCCGCACTCGCCGAGGGCGTCTCCGACGAGGAGCTCGAACGCGCCCGCGCCGTTCTGGAGCGCGACCACATGCAGTCGCTGTCGCACCCCAGCGGCCTGGCCGACGCCATCGGCTCCAGCACTCAGCTGTTCGGCGACCCCGAGCTCGCCTACACCTGGCCGCAGCGCTGGAACTCCGTCACCGCCGAGGACGTCGTGGACCTGGCCAAGCGGCTGCTGGTGCCCGAGAACCGGCTCTCGGTGCGTTTCGACCCCGAGCCGGCCGGCGAACCCGCCGCCTGA
- a CDS encoding class I SAM-dependent methyltransferase: protein MPRDLIGAAEAAKGFMPTDEGLVLYEAALAAAPLGTVLEIGTYCGKSAVFLGAAARRLGTSVVTVDHHRGSEEHQQGWEYHDPGLVDPETGRLDTLSEFRRTVAAAGVEDHVVAMVGRSADVARLWSGPLGMLFIDGGHTEDAARTDYESWTPHLAPGGTLAIHDVFPDPADGGRPPYDIYRRALGSGAFTETGVQGSLRLLRRAG, encoded by the coding sequence ATGCCCCGCGACCTGATCGGGGCCGCAGAGGCGGCCAAGGGCTTCATGCCCACCGACGAGGGCCTCGTGCTGTACGAGGCGGCGCTGGCCGCCGCGCCGCTCGGCACCGTGCTGGAGATCGGCACCTACTGCGGCAAGTCCGCCGTCTTCCTCGGCGCGGCCGCTCGCCGGCTGGGCACGAGCGTGGTCACCGTCGACCACCACCGCGGATCCGAGGAGCACCAGCAGGGCTGGGAGTACCACGACCCGGGCCTGGTCGACCCGGAAACCGGCCGGTTGGACACGCTGAGCGAGTTCCGGCGCACCGTCGCGGCCGCCGGGGTGGAGGACCACGTGGTCGCGATGGTGGGGCGCTCGGCCGACGTCGCGCGGCTGTGGTCGGGCCCGCTCGGGATGCTGTTCATCGACGGCGGGCACACCGAGGACGCGGCCCGGACCGACTACGAGAGCTGGACGCCGCACCTGGCGCCGGGCGGGACCCTGGCCATCCACGACGTCTTCCCCGACCCCGCCGACGGGGGGCGCCCGCCCTACGACATCTACCGCCGGGCTCTGGGCAGCGGCGCATTCACCGAGACCGGCGTCCAGGGGTCCCTGCGCCTGCTGCGCCGCGCGGGCTGA
- a CDS encoding pyridoxal phosphate-dependent aminotransferase, producing the protein MLRGVDDEPLVTRMRPFGETVFAEMSRLAAETGAVNLGQGFPDTDGPPALLEAAARHIREGVNQYPPGPGRPELRSAVAADRKRRYGIDLDPDAEVYVTVGATGGIASSVLGLVEAGDEVVVFEPMYDSYAAVIALAGGVRRPVTLRPGADGRFTFDSGELRAAVGPRTRMIIVNTPHNPTGTVFTRDELAAVAEVCRDNDLIALTDEVYEQLVFDGAEHHPLATLPGMAERTLAVFSIGKTFSVTAWKTGWVTGPEPLVRAARTVNQFLTFTANGALQLAAADALHDEGAWVRRQREALQAKRDRLCAGLRSAGLEVLRPQGTYFVITDIRGLGYSDGIELARALPRTAGVAAVPAQVLYDTPEEGRHLVRFAFCKRDEVLDTAVERLVAAFGG; encoded by the coding sequence ATGCTGCGCGGTGTGGACGACGAACCCCTTGTCACGCGAATGCGCCCGTTCGGCGAGACCGTCTTCGCCGAGATGAGCCGCCTGGCCGCCGAGACCGGAGCCGTCAACCTCGGGCAGGGATTCCCCGACACCGACGGCCCGCCCGCCCTGCTCGAAGCCGCCGCGCGGCACATCCGCGAAGGCGTCAACCAGTACCCGCCCGGTCCCGGGCGCCCGGAGCTGCGTTCGGCCGTCGCCGCCGACCGCAAGCGCCGCTACGGCATCGACCTCGACCCCGACGCCGAGGTCTACGTCACCGTCGGCGCCACCGGGGGCATCGCCTCCAGTGTGCTGGGCCTGGTCGAGGCCGGGGACGAAGTTGTCGTCTTCGAGCCGATGTACGACTCCTACGCTGCGGTGATCGCGCTGGCCGGCGGCGTGCGCCGCCCCGTCACCCTGCGGCCCGGCGCCGACGGGCGGTTCACGTTCGACTCCGGCGAGCTGCGGGCGGCCGTGGGTCCGCGCACCCGGATGATCATCGTGAACACCCCGCACAACCCCACCGGAACCGTGTTCACCCGCGACGAACTCGCCGCCGTCGCCGAAGTGTGCCGCGACAACGACCTGATCGCCCTCACCGACGAGGTCTACGAGCAGCTGGTCTTCGACGGCGCCGAGCACCACCCCCTGGCGACGCTGCCCGGCATGGCCGAGCGCACCCTGGCCGTCTTCTCGATCGGCAAGACGTTCTCGGTCACCGCGTGGAAGACCGGCTGGGTGACGGGCCCCGAGCCGCTGGTGCGAGCGGCGCGCACCGTCAACCAGTTCCTCACCTTCACCGCCAACGGCGCGCTGCAGCTGGCCGCGGCCGATGCGCTGCACGACGAGGGAGCGTGGGTGCGGCGCCAGCGCGAGGCGCTGCAAGCCAAGCGCGACCGGTTGTGCGCGGGCCTGCGCAGCGCCGGACTGGAGGTGCTGCGGCCCCAGGGGACCTACTTCGTCATCACCGACATCCGCGGGCTGGGCTACAGCGACGGCATCGAACTGGCACGTGCACTGCCGCGCACGGCCGGGGTCGCCGCCGTGCCGGCCCAGGTCCTCTACGACACCCCCGAGGAGGGCCGCCACCTGGTGCGGTTCGCGTTCTGCAAGCGCGACGAAGTGCTCGACACCGCGGTGGAGCGCCTCGTCGCCGCGTTCGGCGGCTGA